In the Methanomassiliicoccales archaeon genome, one interval contains:
- the gatE gene encoding Glu-tRNA(Gln) amidotransferase subunit GatE, with protein sequence MVEQATIGLEIHQQLETNKLFCSCKSRLVDEEGKEIVRRLRPSQSELGEIDRAALAEAEKHMKFHYQLPPDVSCLVEADEEPPHDANSDAVDIALTVSFLLNARPVDEIHFMRKIVIDGSNTTGFQRTALIALNGFIEIGERRITIPTICLEEDAARKIKSGEGEVVYRLDRLGIPLIEIATGPELHSPEEVKLAAQKIGSLLRATKRVKRGIGTIREDLNISIPGGARVEIKGVQELRMLPIYVSKEIERQKMLLEIRDMLVSRSPPKVELKLYDCTEILSRTNSKIIRSSISSGGRALVLPLRGYAGVLKSADGRLRLGAELAQHARSRGADGIFHSDELPDYGIDDAAVLKIRSVLGLNEDDAFVISVDIPQRAEKILEAVAARAQYALIGVPEETRDPLDDGTSSYSRPLPGAARMYPETDVRPIVIEASRLNRIRNSLPELPASKIKRFVLQYRIHEQQAEQLVREGYEEIFEEIVLAYGMANVVARTFLNTLPELEKEGANITSLSDDIFKQVFRALHQNRFAKEALPNILLTIAKGRTLDQAIEELGLRAMSNEEAMAIIESLVEANSEFVKRKGHGAIGPLMGEVMAQLRGKIDGKIASELVRKAVEKVMNS encoded by the coding sequence GTGGTTGAGCAGGCAACAATAGGGCTGGAAATCCATCAGCAACTCGAGACTAACAAGCTCTTCTGTTCATGCAAATCTCGTCTTGTGGATGAAGAAGGAAAAGAGATCGTGCGACGTTTGAGGCCATCACAAAGTGAACTCGGGGAGATTGATCGAGCCGCTCTTGCTGAGGCTGAGAAGCATATGAAATTTCATTATCAGCTTCCTCCGGACGTGTCTTGCCTTGTTGAAGCTGATGAGGAGCCTCCGCATGATGCGAATAGCGATGCCGTTGACATCGCCCTTACTGTTTCTTTTCTTCTCAACGCAAGGCCGGTTGATGAAATTCATTTCATGAGGAAAATCGTGATCGATGGGTCGAACACTACTGGGTTTCAAAGAACAGCTCTCATTGCACTCAATGGTTTTATCGAAATTGGAGAAAGGAGAATAACAATCCCGACGATTTGTCTCGAAGAAGATGCAGCTAGGAAAATCAAGTCAGGAGAAGGCGAAGTGGTATATCGATTGGATAGGCTGGGAATCCCTCTTATCGAAATTGCCACTGGCCCAGAGCTTCACTCGCCAGAGGAGGTTAAATTAGCTGCGCAGAAAATTGGATCTTTGCTGAGGGCGACCAAGCGAGTCAAGAGGGGCATAGGAACGATAAGGGAGGACCTTAATATTTCAATTCCAGGTGGCGCAAGAGTAGAAATAAAGGGGGTACAGGAACTCAGGATGTTGCCTATCTATGTGTCTAAGGAGATTGAAAGGCAGAAAATGCTCCTTGAGATCCGCGATATGCTTGTATCCCGCTCCCCTCCGAAGGTCGAACTGAAACTCTACGATTGCACGGAAATCCTCAGCCGAACGAATTCGAAGATTATTCGCTCATCGATATCATCCGGCGGCAGGGCTCTCGTACTCCCTCTAAGGGGTTACGCAGGGGTGTTAAAAAGCGCGGACGGTCGATTGCGACTCGGAGCCGAGCTCGCTCAGCATGCAAGGTCAAGAGGGGCGGACGGTATTTTTCATTCGGATGAATTGCCCGATTATGGCATAGATGATGCGGCCGTCCTGAAAATTCGCTCCGTCTTGGGGTTGAATGAAGACGATGCATTCGTCATCAGTGTTGATATACCTCAAAGGGCAGAGAAAATACTAGAGGCAGTTGCTGCTAGGGCCCAGTATGCATTGATAGGCGTGCCGGAAGAAACAAGGGATCCGTTGGATGATGGTACGAGCTCTTACAGCAGACCGCTACCTGGAGCCGCTAGGATGTATCCCGAGACTGATGTTAGACCGATCGTAATCGAGGCATCGCGGCTCAATCGTATTCGAAATAGTTTACCAGAACTCCCAGCATCGAAGATCAAGAGGTTTGTTTTGCAGTATCGGATTCACGAACAGCAAGCAGAGCAGCTGGTGAGAGAAGGATATGAGGAGATATTTGAGGAGATTGTTTTGGCGTACGGAATGGCTAACGTAGTAGCGAGAACATTTCTTAATACGCTTCCCGAGCTTGAAAAGGAAGGAGCGAACATTACTTCGCTGAGCGACGACATCTTCAAACAGGTCTTTCGAGCGTTGCATCAGAACAGATTTGCAAAGGAAGCGTTACCCAACATCTTGCTAACGATTGCGAAGGGACGTACTCTTGATCAGGCTATAGAGGAACTCGGTTTAAGAGCAATGTCGAACGAAGAAGCAATGGCTATAATAGAAAGCCTCGTGGAAGCGAACAGTGAATTCGTGAAGAGAAAAGGACATGGAGCAATTGGCCCGTTGATGGGAGAGGTAATGGCACAGCTGCGCGGTAAAATCGACGGAAAGATCGCAAGCGAACTGGTAAGGAAAGCTGTAGAGAAAGTAATGAATTCATGA
- the gatD gene encoding Glu-tRNA(Gln) amidotransferase subunit GatD has translation MTHSQFIRDILFRAGAEEGDEIRIEIEGRVYEGILMPHHDFSNPETLIIKLKNGYNIGVRISNDARVVSLKKGIERGKKIIKKICRNEKKSVAVIGTGGTIASYVDYRTGGVHPAVTAEELMNAVPEITEICNIDAQVLFSIYSENIDVDKWRALAEAVADKLRSGYEGCIIPHGTDTMGFTAAALSFMFEKLPRPVVLVGAQRSSDRPSSDAYTNLIASARVIIESDIAEICVLMHESPSDVSALVHRGVKVRKMHASRRDAFKSINDSPIARVYFDGGIDYLTSYNKKNSEGVVLRPEMEKEVALLYFYPGMSSSKFESILTGHKGVVIAGSGLGHVSSDMIKSIAKAIKSGTKIVITSQCLYGRVNLNVYDTGRDLLAAGVIPGEDMLPETAFVKLMWVLANASSDDEVSAMMQKNLRGEICQRRELSG, from the coding sequence ATGACGCATTCTCAATTCATAAGGGACATTTTATTTCGTGCGGGCGCTGAGGAGGGGGACGAGATCAGAATCGAGATCGAAGGGCGCGTATACGAAGGGATACTGATGCCCCATCACGATTTCAGTAATCCGGAGACGCTTATAATAAAGCTGAAAAATGGATACAATATTGGCGTTAGGATTTCCAATGATGCAAGGGTGGTTTCTTTAAAGAAGGGGATTGAGAGGGGAAAAAAAATCATCAAAAAAATATGTCGCAACGAAAAGAAGAGCGTCGCCGTCATCGGCACTGGTGGAACGATAGCGAGCTACGTTGATTATAGGACAGGCGGCGTTCATCCAGCCGTGACAGCGGAGGAACTCATGAATGCCGTACCCGAAATCACAGAAATCTGCAACATAGACGCTCAAGTACTATTCTCAATTTACAGCGAGAATATTGACGTAGATAAATGGCGAGCGCTTGCAGAGGCTGTAGCAGACAAGCTAAGGAGTGGATATGAGGGGTGCATAATTCCTCATGGGACAGATACGATGGGGTTTACGGCTGCAGCACTTTCGTTCATGTTTGAGAAGCTACCCCGGCCAGTCGTTCTTGTAGGAGCTCAGCGATCATCAGATCGACCATCGTCCGATGCATACACCAATCTAATTGCATCAGCGCGTGTGATAATTGAATCGGACATCGCCGAGATATGCGTGCTCATGCACGAATCGCCATCAGACGTCTCCGCCCTTGTTCATCGGGGTGTCAAGGTGAGGAAAATGCATGCGAGCAGACGTGATGCCTTCAAAAGTATCAATGATTCTCCGATAGCGAGGGTTTATTTTGACGGTGGTATCGATTATCTCACCTCTTACAACAAAAAGAACTCAGAAGGCGTAGTCCTGAGGCCTGAAATGGAAAAGGAGGTCGCGTTGCTCTATTTCTATCCAGGCATGAGCTCCTCGAAATTTGAATCAATTCTGACTGGTCACAAAGGTGTCGTTATTGCTGGCTCTGGTTTAGGACACGTTTCCTCGGACATGATCAAATCGATAGCGAAGGCAATCAAGTCCGGCACGAAGATCGTGATAACATCGCAGTGCCTTTACGGTAGGGTAAACCTGAATGTCTACGATACTGGACGGGACCTTCTCGCTGCGGGTGTTATACCCGGCGAAGACATGCTTCCTGAAACTGCCTTTGTCAAGCTCATGTGGGTACTCGCAAACGCTTCGTCTGACGATGAAGTCTCCGCAATGATGCAGAAGAATCTCCGGGGTGAAATCTGCCAAAGGAGGGAACTCAGTGGTTGA
- a CDS encoding methyltransferase: MQILKHIIIRECPGVYPPREDTFLLIKAIEVTPGERLLEMGCGTGIVSIHCAVAGAVVTAVDIDKKAIECTKRNAKCNDVQIDAVHSDLFSSTKGCFDTIIFNPPYIPANDDADGSVAWNGGECGTVVLARFLREAPRFLSEKGRIIVVVSSLMNENELKKILSDFKVERIAEMHLFFETISVLQLRPILH; this comes from the coding sequence TTGCAAATATTGAAACATATTATAATAAGGGAATGCCCCGGTGTCTATCCACCAAGGGAGGATACGTTTCTGCTTATCAAAGCCATCGAGGTCACGCCTGGCGAAAGACTTTTGGAAATGGGCTGCGGTACCGGTATCGTTTCAATTCATTGTGCTGTTGCTGGTGCGGTTGTCACTGCAGTGGATATTGATAAGAAGGCGATTGAGTGTACAAAAAGAAATGCCAAATGCAATGATGTTCAGATCGATGCCGTTCATTCTGATCTGTTCTCGTCGACCAAGGGCTGCTTCGACACGATTATTTTCAACCCGCCCTACATCCCCGCCAACGATGATGCGGACGGATCTGTCGCCTGGAACGGCGGCGAATGTGGAACCGTTGTATTAGCACGGTTCCTGCGAGAAGCCCCTAGGTTTCTTTCGGAAAAGGGTCGAATCATCGTCGTAGTCTCTTCGCTCATGAACGAAAATGAATTAAAGAAAATACTCAGCGACTTCAAAGTCGAGAGAATCGCCGAGATGCACTTGTTCTTTGAGACCATTTCGGTACTGCAACTGCGCCCCATTCTGCATTAG
- the hypB gene encoding hydrogenase nickel incorporation protein HypB, translating into MHKTSDISLEFDVLRENKKIAEKNHSILRERGIKSVDIMGSIGSGKTALIERIASEMINKGLRPAAVAGDVTGQDDYERFTSIGIPSVNINTGKECHLDAHLVSHALEQLDLDSIDFLFIENVGNLVCPADFPLGTDKRLVLISVTEGDDMVRKHPMIFSIADIAALNKIDLVPYLDIDPERIASDYRKITKNKSMHMISVKRGDGIPQLAKDMGIEI; encoded by the coding sequence GTGCATAAGACAAGTGATATCTCATTGGAATTCGACGTGTTGCGGGAAAACAAAAAGATTGCGGAAAAAAATCACTCGATTTTGAGAGAAAGAGGGATAAAATCAGTAGATATTATGGGATCGATCGGCTCGGGAAAGACGGCGCTTATAGAAAGAATAGCCTCTGAGATGATAAATAAAGGCTTGCGGCCGGCTGCTGTCGCTGGCGACGTGACTGGGCAGGATGACTACGAAAGATTTACATCCATCGGAATTCCGTCGGTGAATATCAATACAGGGAAAGAATGCCATCTCGACGCTCACTTAGTGAGCCACGCGCTTGAGCAATTGGATCTTGATTCTATCGATTTTCTTTTTATAGAGAATGTTGGCAATCTCGTATGCCCTGCAGATTTCCCACTGGGAACCGATAAGAGACTTGTGCTGATATCCGTGACTGAAGGTGATGACATGGTGAGGAAACATCCGATGATATTCTCGATCGCAGACATTGCCGCTCTAAACAAAATAGACCTTGTTCCTTACCTTGACATCGACCCAGAGCGCATTGCAAGTGATTACAGAAAAATTACAAAGAACAAGTCTATGCATATGATTAGTGTCAAGAGGGGTGATGGGATACCTCAACTGGCAAAAGATATGGGAATCGAAATTTAA
- a CDS encoding right-handed parallel beta-helix repeat-containing protein: MNSDNENEREPGIGHVLGKRTLVYLGVLAFLFALFLLLSSGNASAEYVSEDITVDTTWDETGSPYILNTTITIHSGVTLTIEPNVTVMVDPFEVLVVDGSLVATGTPDKPITFTTNVTDVYWYGIVVQEGGNVAITNAIIEYAVVAIEIQDGSASVTDTVIRHCDVFGIYWKSTVGDIEAAFSGLQITDIRGWIWGIGNGISITAISGNVTFALSNCNVSETWGSGIVVQASGWIEAEISDTAVSDAYLNSGIILYSANGDIVAALEAVMLDSCGLHGIIIYAANGNAEVVATSIEAIFNAEAGVQVEGLSASLSITDSNLTENNAGLAVYADDGDARLDASGLVLVNNQGYGIVVNSWPGDIMLALASSSITNGDWALGVVAEANGGDLEAIINDVVIIGGAVGLDLNAAGDITLDIANTDLIANKYMVASIVAEGSVSANIDEVSMNGEEANQFSWYYPKEIDYEYAIINPDAYTMGSLMVITLPFAFPFGTNTYTTLYVYRGGYISVGSPYPYTPPFNMYYGSANLIVPCQDNYYYTNYPYMSYKIVGEDKIIIQWYMMSRSIDPWYLGNVFQAILYSNGDIQFNYANMDALNINYISYDYGLKIGSDAILLNYVWIPNVYDADYKSIYLTRETFAYYGMYVAAESGVEVSIANTTISHYVGFGLLFLCDNGDIALSVSNLAADHLAIGYTSYPVAIGAIAENGTISATITDSTFSNIMVYAIGFLSNALWGGEDRIEITSNTFEEVGWSAIVRNGAEDEDGHNEFVEYSATRTLSDNKGINSGGMAAMTYLWTTDSNWNITVEDVVAGNSFTGSPTFGYMLIIGGSLPLQGPMMSMIGLYYEFDIEYESANVDICVAVTGNSIESTGTGGISVYHEIYTNNGGSAQISSSVVVNENELVAPLETPFYGCVDLIFYAFANNADSDSAISSEISFTVVDNEMMSEDCLTIESYAIYVSIEQAMEYGRGNGSLVADVVIERNLVENADGGIGLDLEVGNYNQFGSQTVDASISISNNEIGANYIGIDAYITAYSDFSQYYPVYEMEVSSCISMMYAMNINNNTIASTAFGYEWWRGISIHTELYAYNYMSPFAHAALEATDMVSIAENTINFSSSYEWVDGFVIGAENYIYASGKDSVSDASLETSIICNAITISEGSVINTGIYTYDDYEAWTYNYDFSGAPRTQIESKLTIAENQIVGSILYGIEAELDLYSGYGTSMLEVDVTQEIRNNIINGFYWYGIDVELYSQLDQFIYDLLQSSAAISGSIGISIASNEISSDEAAIEASGISLYDYRYLYASNGYWTGEATYPSMAVEISSNKIAFAEDPYYAYNWGIYAYSELYMYNNYYWTYVPGFLSLIVNENTIEFAYDAIDAEGCNATITNNVITSAGDYGIYLWNCKGVVSSNEIYGGIYAYGIYVEGCDEIEVTGNTVDGCADGVVIEYSSNILVSGNLLINNGIEGGDTYGIAAYESYNVTIESNVITGNGVGIEIYYAEKLVIRENTINDNLYYGAYVYEAYDVVVEENAICQNGGDGLYLEYCYAIVVGNNTICENMGYGLYLYDCYATIYNGIYADNSDEGIFAWGLVEWIIDSVSEARNNDVYVGGDVTVVSGGVLTLDNVWMYFSEDWDDGVPQLTVEEGGKLIAVMSAISSWWWWEGPLPDGYHFRFEVYGALEMETSQVIGAVELYLAPSSDANIRASVVADNWRNGIHIDNCSPNISGTIIVYNGMDGIYIEGENAAPTIMDCLISMNNRGIYAVGANLANVIDNVIIGNYRAGIYVLRATGSLHDNILMFNMVEIYVKDSSVTVEDNQIGYSTLVDIMATYAPAFIGGEEVPLFGEWVLTPEMIASAQMEHIGIYAINSTVTASSNVYGLLTYAVYVADSTLAFSDEIKSTTLVLPYYDDFGTLYNITLPIFVYDGIYASKSSITVSDAYIEVVDDAIFLGSSEAQITNTVLEAGDFDLYLVGGSSACVSEVTFGSKGAKVLDDSVLTINYRLTVKALDENGQPMSGVWIVIYDADGQAVAEGPTDENGIFSVCLIGYIQTSAGLSAARTYTINASFDKGYVVETVELTDSMEVIVQLPVKEPIQYDPMIGIAYLLICMLIVFIAVFGMSTKP, from the coding sequence ATGAATTCAGACAATGAAAATGAGCGTGAGCCTGGCATAGGCCACGTTCTAGGAAAGAGAACGTTGGTTTATCTTGGGGTGCTAGCGTTTCTTTTTGCACTGTTCTTGCTTTTGAGCAGTGGTAATGCAAGCGCAGAGTATGTTTCCGAGGATATCACGGTGGATACAACGTGGGATGAAACTGGGAGCCCATACATCTTGAATACAACTATTACGATCCATAGCGGTGTAACATTAACAATAGAACCAAATGTAACAGTGATGGTAGATCCATTTGAGGTCTTAGTGGTTGATGGCAGTCTGGTTGCAACGGGAACTCCTGACAAGCCGATCACATTTACAACCAATGTGACAGATGTTTATTGGTATGGAATTGTGGTGCAAGAGGGTGGAAACGTTGCAATCACTAATGCGATCATTGAATATGCAGTTGTTGCCATCGAAATCCAGGATGGAAGCGCTTCTGTTACCGACACAGTTATTCGGCACTGCGATGTTTTCGGGATATACTGGAAATCTACAGTTGGAGATATTGAAGCTGCGTTTTCTGGGTTGCAGATAACGGATATTCGCGGTTGGATTTGGGGAATAGGCAATGGAATATCAATTACCGCGATCAGCGGAAATGTGACATTCGCGCTTTCAAACTGTAATGTAAGTGAAACATGGGGGTCGGGGATTGTCGTTCAAGCATCTGGGTGGATTGAAGCAGAGATCTCAGATACTGCAGTGAGCGATGCGTATCTCAATTCTGGTATCATCCTGTATTCGGCAAATGGAGACATTGTAGCTGCCTTAGAAGCAGTGATGCTCGATAGTTGCGGCTTACACGGAATTATAATATACGCCGCCAATGGGAACGCTGAAGTTGTTGCCACTTCTATCGAGGCCATTTTCAATGCGGAAGCAGGCGTTCAAGTAGAAGGGCTGAGCGCATCACTCTCGATAACCGACTCAAATCTGACAGAGAACAATGCAGGTCTTGCAGTATATGCCGATGACGGCGATGCAAGATTGGACGCTTCAGGCTTGGTTTTAGTGAATAATCAGGGATATGGGATCGTTGTGAACTCTTGGCCCGGCGATATAATGTTGGCTTTGGCATCTTCTAGCATTACAAATGGTGACTGGGCACTTGGAGTAGTCGCGGAAGCGAATGGTGGCGATCTTGAAGCGATTATCAATGATGTCGTTATAATAGGTGGCGCAGTCGGTCTTGATTTGAACGCGGCGGGCGATATAACATTGGATATTGCGAACACTGACCTCATTGCCAACAAGTACATGGTTGCATCGATTGTGGCAGAGGGAAGCGTTTCAGCGAATATTGATGAAGTATCGATGAACGGCGAAGAGGCAAACCAGTTTTCTTGGTATTATCCCAAAGAAATAGACTATGAATATGCTATCATAAATCCAGATGCATATACAATGGGGAGCTTGATGGTAATCACATTGCCATTTGCATTTCCATTTGGGACCAATACCTACACAACTTTGTATGTTTACCGCGGAGGATACATCTCTGTAGGTTCACCTTATCCATACACACCACCATTCAATATGTATTACGGCTCTGCAAATTTGATCGTTCCATGCCAGGATAATTACTACTATACAAACTATCCTTATATGAGTTACAAAATCGTTGGCGAAGATAAGATCATCATACAATGGTACATGATGAGCAGATCGATTGATCCGTGGTATCTCGGAAATGTCTTCCAGGCTATTCTATACTCCAATGGTGACATACAATTCAATTATGCTAACATGGATGCGCTGAATATCAATTATATCTCATATGATTACGGATTGAAAATCGGCTCAGATGCGATTTTGCTGAATTACGTTTGGATTCCGAATGTCTACGATGCTGACTACAAGAGCATATACCTAACAAGGGAAACATTCGCATATTATGGCATGTATGTAGCAGCAGAAAGCGGTGTCGAAGTCTCGATAGCCAATACGACGATTTCTCACTATGTCGGGTTCGGGTTGCTGTTCCTATGTGACAATGGTGACATAGCGCTTAGCGTGTCCAACCTCGCGGCTGATCATCTAGCTATTGGATATACTTCTTACCCAGTGGCCATCGGCGCAATTGCAGAGAACGGCACGATCAGCGCGACGATTACAGATTCCACATTCTCTAACATTATGGTTTATGCAATTGGATTCTTATCAAATGCGCTTTGGGGCGGTGAAGATCGCATCGAAATAACATCGAACACATTCGAGGAGGTTGGATGGTCGGCCATAGTCCGCAATGGAGCAGAAGATGAGGATGGACATAACGAGTTTGTTGAATACAGTGCCACTCGCACTCTGTCGGACAACAAAGGGATAAATAGTGGCGGAATGGCAGCAATGACATATCTCTGGACGACGGACTCCAATTGGAATATAACTGTAGAAGACGTCGTCGCCGGAAACAGCTTCACGGGTAGCCCAACCTTTGGATACATGCTCATCATTGGCGGATCGTTGCCGTTGCAAGGGCCTATGATGTCAATGATTGGACTATACTATGAGTTCGATATAGAGTATGAGAGTGCGAATGTGGATATTTGTGTTGCAGTGACCGGAAACTCGATAGAAAGTACAGGCACCGGCGGCATTTCTGTCTATCATGAGATCTATACTAATAACGGAGGAAGCGCCCAGATAAGCTCGTCAGTGGTCGTTAACGAAAACGAGCTCGTGGCACCGCTGGAGACACCGTTCTATGGTTGTGTGGATTTGATCTTCTATGCTTTTGCTAACAATGCCGATTCTGACAGTGCGATCAGCTCCGAGATCAGCTTCACAGTTGTGGATAATGAAATGATGTCAGAAGATTGTCTGACAATTGAGTCGTATGCCATTTACGTGAGCATCGAGCAGGCTATGGAGTACGGCCGTGGAAACGGATCTCTGGTAGCAGATGTTGTGATCGAGAGAAACCTCGTGGAAAATGCTGATGGTGGCATTGGTTTAGATCTTGAAGTAGGCAATTACAATCAGTTCGGAAGCCAGACAGTAGACGCAAGCATTTCTATTTCGAACAACGAGATCGGTGCAAATTATATCGGCATAGATGCCTATATCACTGCATATTCTGACTTCAGCCAATACTATCCGGTATACGAAATGGAGGTCTCTTCTTGCATTTCAATGATGTACGCCATGAATATTAACAACAACACCATCGCATCGACAGCATTTGGTTACGAGTGGTGGAGAGGTATCTCAATTCACACGGAATTATACGCGTACAACTACATGAGCCCCTTCGCACACGCAGCTCTTGAGGCAACTGACATGGTTTCAATAGCCGAGAATACGATCAATTTCTCGAGCTCATATGAATGGGTCGATGGATTCGTGATCGGGGCGGAGAACTATATCTACGCATCTGGTAAGGATTCCGTGTCGGATGCAAGTCTGGAAACATCGATCATATGCAATGCAATTACGATCTCCGAGGGCTCCGTTATTAATACTGGCATATACACATATGATGATTATGAGGCATGGACATATAATTATGACTTCAGCGGAGCTCCGCGCACCCAGATTGAATCAAAGCTTACAATTGCAGAAAATCAAATAGTAGGGTCGATCCTGTATGGTATTGAAGCGGAGCTGGATCTATATTCCGGTTACGGCACCTCGATGCTCGAAGTTGATGTGACCCAAGAGATACGGAATAACATTATCAATGGGTTCTACTGGTACGGAATAGATGTCGAGTTGTACTCGCAACTTGATCAATTCATTTATGATCTATTGCAATCTTCCGCAGCAATCAGCGGATCAATTGGTATATCCATAGCTAGCAATGAGATCTCATCCGATGAAGCAGCTATAGAAGCCAGTGGGATATCCTTGTATGATTATAGGTACCTGTATGCATCAAACGGTTATTGGACCGGCGAAGCGACTTACCCGAGCATGGCTGTTGAAATATCCTCAAACAAGATCGCATTTGCAGAAGATCCTTATTACGCATACAACTGGGGAATCTACGCCTATTCTGAGTTGTATATGTACAATAATTACTACTGGACTTATGTACCTGGATTCCTCTCCCTAATAGTAAATGAGAACACGATCGAGTTTGCTTACGACGCAATAGACGCCGAAGGCTGCAATGCGACGATAACCAATAACGTCATCACATCAGCAGGTGACTATGGAATCTACCTGTGGAACTGCAAAGGAGTTGTTTCAAGCAATGAGATCTATGGTGGAATCTATGCTTATGGAATTTACGTTGAGGGGTGCGACGAAATTGAAGTCACTGGGAATACTGTCGACGGATGCGCTGACGGCGTCGTAATAGAGTATTCTTCGAATATTCTAGTATCTGGCAACCTGCTGATTAACAACGGCATCGAGGGCGGAGACACATACGGCATAGCGGCCTACGAGAGTTACAATGTAACCATTGAATCAAATGTCATCACCGGCAATGGAGTGGGCATTGAGATTTATTATGCTGAGAAGCTTGTCATCAGGGAAAACACAATTAACGACAATCTCTACTATGGTGCCTATGTTTACGAAGCCTACGACGTGGTAGTTGAGGAAAATGCGATCTGCCAGAACGGCGGCGACGGGTTGTATCTAGAGTACTGTTATGCAATAGTTGTTGGCAACAACACGATCTGCGAGAACATGGGCTATGGTCTCTATCTCTATGACTGCTACGCAACGATTTACAATGGAATTTATGCTGACAACAGCGACGAGGGAATATTTGCATGGGGTCTGGTTGAGTGGATTATTGATAGTGTTTCCGAGGCTCGCAACAATGATGTCTATGTTGGTGGAGACGTAACAGTTGTTAGCGGTGGCGTGCTTACACTCGACAACGTCTGGATGTACTTCTCGGAAGACTGGGACGACGGCGTCCCGCAGCTAACCGTCGAAGAAGGCGGGAAGCTGATTGCCGTGATGTCTGCCATAAGCTCTTGGTGGTGGTGGGAAGGTCCATTGCCCGACGGCTATCACTTCCGCTTTGAAGTGTATGGCGCCCTTGAGATGGAGACGAGCCAAGTGATAGGTGCTGTCGAACTGTATCTCGCACCAAGCTCCGATGCAAACATAAGGGCAAGCGTTGTTGCAGATAACTGGAGAAACGGTATTCACATTGACAACTGCTCTCCGAATATTTCCGGAACGATCATCGTGTACAACGGCATGGACGGCATTTACATCGAGGGAGAGAACGCAGCTCCAACGATTATGGACTGCCTCATCTCAATGAACAACCGCGGAATATACGCAGTTGGCGCTAACCTAGCGAACGTTATAGACAACGTGATCATAGGTAACTACAGAGCAGGCATCTATGTGCTGCGTGCTACAGGCTCCTTGCACGACAACATTCTAATGTTCAACATGGTCGAAATCTACGTCAAGGACAGCAGTGTCACGGTAGAGGACAACCAGATAGGCTATTCAACTCTCGTTGACATCATGGCGACCTATGCGCCTGCGTTCATAGGTGGAGAAGAAGTTCCGCTGTTCGGCGAATGGGTATTGACACCAGAGATGATCGCTTCGGCTCAGATGGAGCACATAGGTATTTATGCGATCAACTCAACGGTAACGGCGAGTAGCAATGTCTACGGTCTGCTGACTTACGCAGTATATGTAGCTGACTCAACGCTTGCATTCAGCGATGAAATAAAGTCAACGACACTTGTACTACCGTATTACGATGATTTCGGTACGCTCTACAACATCACCTTGCCGATATTCGTGTATGACGGTATCTACGCTTCCAAGTCATCGATCACGGTTAGCGATGCATACATCGAAGTCGTAGACGACGCGATCTTCCTCGGATCATCTGAGGCGCAGATCACGAACACCGTTCTCGAAGCAGGAGACTTTGATCTCTACCTCGTTGGAGGATCGAGTGCATGCGTTTCAGAGGTTACATTTGGATCCAAGGGAGCTAAGGTACTTGATGACTCGGTTCTTACAATCAACTATCGATTAACTGTGAAGGCACTTGACGAGAATGGTCAGCCTATGAGTGGAGTATGGATCGTAATCTACGATGCAGATGGACAAGCGGTTGCAGAAGGTCCGACGGATGAAAACGGCATATTCAGCGTTTGCCTTATTGGATATATACAAACCAGCGCGGGTCTGAGCGCAGCGAGGACCTATACGATCAACGCTTCCTTCGATAAGGGCTACGTTGTTGAAACGGTGGAACTCACGGACTCGATGGAGGTCATCGTTCAGCTACCTGTTAAAGAACCGATACAGTATGATCCAATGATTGGGATAGCGTATCTACTGATCTGCATGCTCATAGTATTCATCGCCGTTTTTGGCATGAGTACAAAACCCTAA